From the Arthrobacter sp. PM3 genome, one window contains:
- a CDS encoding single-stranded DNA-binding protein has protein sequence MSDNITVRGFVATEIRSSTTPGGVATASFRLGSTYRRYDRTSSTWVDGNTNWFTVQGYRQLAGNIGCSVKKGQRVIVVGRLKMRSWEKDGRVYHDAEIDADSVGHDLMWGSANFTRTAGAGKQGAATPGAPDAPGHGEGGDAPPESGAGGDGFDAPVTYVDDETGEETEVDQETGELKAAAA, from the coding sequence ATGAGCGACAACATTACGGTCCGGGGCTTCGTCGCCACGGAGATCAGAAGCTCGACCACCCCCGGGGGTGTGGCCACGGCGTCCTTTCGGCTTGGGTCCACCTACCGCCGCTACGACCGGACCTCCAGCACCTGGGTCGATGGCAACACCAACTGGTTCACCGTCCAGGGCTACCGGCAGCTGGCCGGCAACATCGGCTGCAGCGTCAAGAAGGGCCAGCGGGTCATCGTTGTCGGCCGGCTGAAGATGCGGAGCTGGGAGAAAGACGGCAGGGTCTACCACGACGCGGAAATCGACGCCGATTCCGTCGGCCACGACCTCATGTGGGGATCCGCCAACTTCACGCGCACGGCCGGAGCCGGAAAACAGGGGGCCGCAACGCCCGGCGCCCCGGACGCGCCCGGCCACGGCGAAGGCGGCGACGCGCCTCCGGAGTCGGGGGCCGGCGGCGACGGCTTCGACGCCCCTGTGACGTATGTCGATGACGAGACAGGCGAGGAAACGGAGGTGGACCAGGAAACAGGCGAACTCAAAGCCGCCGCAGCCTAA
- a CDS encoding LysR family transcriptional regulator → METRRLEILLELARQGSMRHVADTLGTTTSTVSQQIAALARETGTPLLEPAGRGVRLTPAGRRLANHAVTILGAVAAATAELDADAEPAGTVRVAGFVTAVRKIIMPIVGDLASSHPDVKVEVREHEPVEALALLASDTVDLALTYDYNLAPDGTGAAFDSFPLWSTAWSLGVPEGASGHLPADAPEVFAAFRDHDWIGNSRNRADEDVLRLISSMADFEPRIRHQADSLELVEDLILAGMGIGLLPSDRQPRRGVALVPLARPGVRLRAFARTRHGNSNWPALAAVLRHVRSRAAVMAP, encoded by the coding sequence ATGGAGACCCGCCGGCTTGAAATCCTGCTTGAACTGGCCCGCCAGGGCTCAATGCGCCATGTCGCCGATACTCTGGGAACGACGACGTCGACCGTCTCCCAGCAAATCGCGGCCTTGGCCCGGGAAACCGGCACGCCGTTGCTGGAACCTGCAGGGCGTGGCGTGCGTCTGACCCCCGCAGGCCGCCGCCTGGCCAACCACGCGGTGACTATACTCGGCGCTGTCGCCGCCGCCACCGCTGAGCTGGACGCCGACGCCGAACCCGCCGGAACGGTCCGCGTGGCCGGATTCGTCACCGCCGTCCGCAAAATCATCATGCCGATTGTCGGTGACCTGGCCTCCAGCCATCCGGACGTGAAAGTCGAGGTTCGGGAGCACGAACCGGTCGAGGCCCTTGCCCTCCTTGCGTCCGACACCGTGGACCTGGCCCTGACGTATGACTACAACCTCGCGCCGGACGGCACCGGCGCTGCTTTTGACTCGTTCCCGCTGTGGAGCACGGCGTGGAGCCTCGGCGTCCCGGAGGGCGCCAGTGGACACCTTCCCGCCGACGCTCCCGAAGTCTTCGCGGCCTTCCGGGACCATGACTGGATCGGCAACTCGCGAAACCGGGCGGACGAGGACGTCCTGCGGCTGATCTCGTCGATGGCTGACTTTGAGCCGCGGATCAGGCACCAGGCGGACAGCCTCGAGCTGGTCGAGGACCTCATCCTCGCGGGAATGGGGATCGGCCTGCTGCCCTCGGACCGCCAACCCCGGCGCGGCGTAGCCCTCGTCCCGCTCGCCCGGCCCGGCGTCCGCCTCCGTGCCTTTGCGCGCACGCGGCACGGTAACAGCAACTGGCCGGCCCTCGCCGCGGTCCTGCGGCATGTCAGGAGCAGGGCCGCGGTCATGGCTCCCTGA
- a CDS encoding DMT family transporter has product MARISPGTSNTARTGTSMAAAAMCCVQLGLAASVSLTDRLGPGGVAWLRLAWAALILVVLMRPWRARFTRSGLVTCTLLGLVTAGMTLLFMAATVRIPLGTASALEFLGPLSVAVVRGRRAGRWWALVAAAGVAALTEPWHGGTDPVGVLLALGAAAGWAAYILLTQRAGDELGGLQALAVSIPVAAAATTIAVGPAVFGRLDWQMLLAGAGLALLMPVIPFSLELMALRRLKASVFGTLMSLEPAIAVLIGFVILGQVPGPGGIAGIALVVAAGIGGTRQADGSPHKAVVPETTEPSLAAPQ; this is encoded by the coding sequence ATGGCGAGAATTTCCCCCGGTACATCCAACACGGCACGCACTGGAACCTCGATGGCTGCCGCGGCAATGTGCTGTGTGCAGCTGGGCCTGGCCGCCTCCGTGTCGCTGACGGACCGTCTGGGCCCTGGGGGCGTCGCATGGCTGCGGCTGGCCTGGGCTGCCCTGATTCTCGTCGTCCTGATGCGCCCGTGGCGCGCACGGTTTACGCGGTCGGGCCTGGTCACCTGCACGTTGCTGGGGCTCGTCACCGCAGGCATGACATTGCTGTTCATGGCCGCAACCGTCAGGATCCCGTTGGGCACCGCCAGCGCCCTCGAGTTCCTGGGGCCGTTGTCCGTGGCCGTCGTCCGGGGACGCAGGGCCGGGCGGTGGTGGGCGCTGGTAGCGGCAGCCGGTGTCGCTGCGCTGACCGAACCGTGGCACGGCGGCACGGACCCGGTCGGGGTCCTCCTCGCCCTGGGTGCAGCCGCCGGCTGGGCTGCCTACATCCTCCTGACGCAGCGGGCCGGTGATGAACTGGGCGGCCTGCAGGCGCTGGCGGTCTCGATTCCCGTCGCCGCGGCGGCGACGACCATTGCCGTGGGACCGGCGGTATTTGGCCGGCTCGACTGGCAGATGCTGCTCGCGGGAGCCGGCCTGGCACTGCTGATGCCTGTCATCCCGTTCAGCCTGGAACTGATGGCCCTGCGCCGCCTCAAGGCCTCGGTCTTCGGGACGCTCATGAGCCTGGAACCGGCCATCGCCGTCCTCATTGGTTTCGTAATCCTGGGCCAGGTGCCCGGGCCTGGCGGCATTGCGGGGATAGCGCTGGTCGTGGCGGCAGGCATCGGCGGCACCCGCCAGGCGGACGGTTCTCCACATAAGGCAGTGGTGCCGGAAACCACGGAGCCATCGCTGGCAGCGCCCCAATGA
- a CDS encoding magnesium and cobalt transport protein CorA, with product MTIIDNAVYVDGRRTADPEDLEETYFLLRQRQGMAWIGLYRPDANELRSVAEEFDLSHLAVEDALAGHQRAKLEHYGDTLFLVLRPARYLDDVEKVEFGEIHVFAGPDFVVTVRRAESPDLARVRRRMESEPEFLALGPDAVLYAIVDQVVDEYEPVAAGLENDIDEIEDDLFAADPGVSRRIYELSRQVITFQRATAPLAGILQTLMAGGPDGVPDPELQDHFRDVLDHALRLGERVTAFRALLQNALAVNAALVAQRQNDEMRLLTESSFAQNEQVKRISSWAAILFAPTLIASIYGMNFRAMPELDWIFGYPMALGLMVGMGAVLFLAFKHNKWI from the coding sequence GTGACCATTATTGACAACGCCGTCTACGTGGACGGCCGGCGGACCGCTGACCCGGAAGACCTCGAGGAGACGTATTTTCTCCTGCGGCAGCGCCAAGGCATGGCCTGGATCGGGCTCTACCGGCCGGACGCGAACGAGCTCCGTTCGGTGGCCGAGGAATTCGACCTGAGCCATCTGGCTGTGGAGGACGCGCTCGCCGGCCACCAGCGGGCGAAGCTGGAGCACTACGGCGACACGTTGTTCCTGGTGCTGCGTCCCGCCCGGTACCTCGACGACGTCGAAAAGGTGGAGTTCGGCGAGATCCACGTGTTTGCCGGACCGGACTTTGTGGTCACGGTCCGCCGGGCGGAGTCGCCCGACCTGGCCCGCGTGCGCCGGCGCATGGAGTCCGAGCCGGAATTCCTGGCACTTGGACCCGACGCGGTGCTGTACGCGATCGTGGACCAGGTGGTGGACGAGTATGAGCCGGTCGCCGCCGGGCTGGAAAACGACATCGATGAGATCGAGGATGACCTGTTCGCCGCGGATCCCGGCGTGTCGCGCAGGATTTATGAACTCTCCCGCCAGGTCATCACGTTCCAGCGCGCCACGGCTCCGCTCGCCGGAATTTTGCAGACGCTCATGGCCGGGGGCCCGGACGGGGTGCCGGACCCGGAACTGCAGGACCATTTCCGCGACGTCCTTGACCACGCGCTGAGGCTGGGGGAGCGGGTGACGGCTTTCCGGGCCCTGCTGCAAAATGCGCTCGCCGTTAATGCAGCCCTCGTGGCCCAGCGGCAAAACGACGAGATGCGGCTGCTGACGGAGTCCAGCTTCGCCCAGAACGAGCAGGTCAAGCGGATCTCGTCGTGGGCTGCGATCCTCTTCGCCCCGACGCTGATCGCCTCGATCTATGGGATGAACTTCCGGGCCATGCCCGAGCTCGACTGGATCTTCGGCTATCCCATGGCGCTCGGGCTCATGGTCGGGATGGGCGCCGTCCTGTTCCTGGCGTTCAAGCACAACAAGTGGATCTGA
- a CDS encoding GNAT family N-acetyltransferase, with product MGEAELPGPETITTAAAQWPDVERLFGARGEPSRCWCRFFALTGRQWSESTPEQRKGQLRHKFDGGAPAPGVLAFRDGIPVGWCAVEPRGCYPRILRSKVFTAAGPEVAGDHGANDVWSVTCFVVAPGHRRQGVARALLDAAVGHALAHGATAVEGYPVDPGQRPKVGPADLYHGTLGLFRAAGFSVVSDAVPGRAVVRLTGRLTAASGSRAPRR from the coding sequence ATGGGTGAAGCAGAACTCCCGGGGCCGGAAACCATCACCACCGCCGCGGCGCAGTGGCCCGACGTCGAACGCCTCTTCGGCGCACGCGGCGAACCGTCGCGCTGCTGGTGCCGTTTCTTCGCCCTCACCGGCAGGCAGTGGTCCGAGTCGACCCCGGAACAGCGCAAAGGCCAGTTGCGGCACAAGTTCGACGGCGGCGCCCCGGCTCCGGGGGTGCTGGCCTTCCGCGACGGGATCCCGGTGGGCTGGTGCGCCGTCGAGCCCCGCGGGTGCTACCCGAGAATCCTGCGTTCAAAGGTGTTCACAGCGGCGGGCCCCGAAGTGGCCGGGGATCACGGCGCGAATGACGTGTGGTCCGTGACTTGTTTTGTCGTCGCCCCCGGCCATCGGCGGCAGGGCGTTGCCCGGGCGCTGCTGGATGCCGCCGTCGGACACGCCCTGGCCCATGGCGCGACGGCAGTGGAGGGCTATCCGGTGGATCCCGGGCAGCGGCCCAAGGTCGGCCCGGCGGACCTCTATCACGGCACCCTGGGGCTCTTCCGGGCGGCCGGCTTCTCGGTGGTCAGCGACGCGGTGCCCGGACGCGCCGTCGTGCGCCTGACTGGCCGGCTCACGGCAGCGTCAGGATCACGGGCCCCTCGGCGGTGA
- the map gene encoding type I methionyl aminopeptidase, with translation MSMIKSPGEIALMREAGRVVAATLGRVRGAAAVGVSLKELDEVAAASIADAGATPAFLNYRPRWASVPFPGVICTSVNDAVVHGIPNGYRLQDGDLLSVDCGAFLDGWCGDAAVSFIVGTADPVDQALIDATDAALARGIDAARVGNKMGDLAYAIGGAARRAGYGLLADHGGHGIGRTMHAEPHVPNDGRPGRGIKLTEGLVIAIEPMLILGRKDDYYHDEDQWTLRSANGRRAAHSEHTVAITAEGPVILTLP, from the coding sequence ATGTCCATGATCAAGAGTCCCGGGGAGATCGCCCTGATGCGCGAGGCGGGCCGCGTGGTCGCCGCCACGCTGGGCCGGGTCCGGGGCGCCGCCGCCGTCGGCGTCTCGCTCAAGGAACTGGACGAGGTCGCCGCCGCATCCATCGCCGACGCCGGCGCCACCCCGGCGTTCCTGAACTACCGGCCGCGGTGGGCCTCGGTCCCGTTTCCGGGCGTGATCTGCACGAGCGTGAACGACGCCGTCGTCCATGGCATCCCGAACGGGTACCGGCTGCAGGACGGGGACCTGCTGAGCGTGGACTGCGGCGCGTTCCTGGACGGCTGGTGCGGCGATGCCGCGGTCAGCTTCATCGTGGGGACGGCGGACCCGGTGGACCAGGCGCTCATCGACGCCACGGACGCCGCCCTGGCCCGGGGGATCGACGCTGCACGGGTCGGGAACAAGATGGGGGATCTCGCCTACGCGATCGGCGGCGCCGCGCGCCGGGCAGGCTACGGGCTCCTTGCCGACCACGGCGGCCACGGGATCGGCCGGACCATGCACGCCGAGCCGCACGTGCCAAACGACGGCCGGCCGGGCCGGGGCATCAAACTGACCGAGGGCCTGGTCATCGCGATCGAGCCGATGCTCATCCTCGGCCGCAAGGACGACTACTACCACGACGAGGACCAGTGGACCCTCCGCTCCGCCAACGGGCGCCGCGCCGCGCACAGCGAGCACACGGTGGCGATCACCGCCGAGGGGCCCGTGATCCTGACGCTGCCGTGA
- a CDS encoding DNA alkylation repair protein: protein MATTELLDAIRSRLQAAADPGRAAGAQAYMKSQMPFLGVRVPEVRRIVRAAAAEYPPAGVAELQSVVLALWRTAVCREERYAAIELTGLRLAARDLGMLALYEEIIRSGAWWDLVDGVAHRLGGLLQAHRAELTVVLGRWSMDSDFWIRRASITAQLGAKTATDTALLASVIEANLADREFFIRKAIGWALRQYARTDPDWVRAFVQRHREELSPLSRKEALKNLPAE from the coding sequence ATGGCCACCACTGAACTGCTCGATGCGATCCGCAGCCGGCTGCAGGCCGCGGCCGATCCCGGCCGCGCTGCCGGGGCGCAGGCCTACATGAAATCGCAGATGCCGTTCCTGGGCGTGCGGGTCCCGGAGGTCCGCAGGATCGTCAGGGCCGCGGCCGCGGAGTACCCGCCGGCCGGCGTGGCGGAGCTGCAGTCCGTGGTCCTCGCACTGTGGCGGACAGCCGTCTGCCGGGAGGAACGCTACGCAGCGATCGAGCTCACGGGGCTCAGGCTCGCGGCCCGGGACCTGGGGATGCTGGCCCTGTACGAGGAAATCATCCGCAGCGGTGCCTGGTGGGACCTGGTGGACGGCGTGGCCCACCGGCTCGGCGGCCTGTTGCAGGCCCACCGGGCGGAGCTGACGGTGGTCCTGGGCCGTTGGAGCATGGACAGCGATTTCTGGATCCGCCGCGCTTCCATCACGGCGCAGCTGGGGGCGAAGACCGCCACGGACACGGCCCTCCTGGCGTCCGTGATCGAGGCCAACCTGGCCGACCGGGAGTTCTTCATCCGCAAGGCGATCGGGTGGGCGCTGCGCCAGTACGCAAGGACGGACCCGGACTGGGTCCGGGCGTTCGTGCAGCGGCACCGGGAGGAGCTCAGCCCGCTTTCCCGCAAGGAGGCGCTGAAGAACCTTCCGGCCGAATGA
- the mptB gene encoding polyprenol phosphomannose-dependent alpha 1,6 mannosyltransferase MptB, with amino-acid sequence MTAPVPAAGETAAGTSRPAATRPTVSNPTSSRPAVSSPAVSSPAVSSPAGADALGDVDNPRSPILAGFLGSLFMMIGSIGVGWLAPVSGLRRVPLFIWMRTEAIGVALSIVLLAFGGMLLVRAWLRLGQRVRVWGDGARKATLQATVAWGLPLMFSVPLFSRDVYAYIGQGRLMVEGFNPYENGISALSNYFQLGADKMWTEAPVPYGQLFLWIEQFVVWATNVHPEGSIMLFRVAALVGVVLCVIYVPKLAELHGVNPNRALWLTAANPLFLTNFIASVHNDSLMIGLALAGLYFCATRRVILGIVLVTLSIAVKPITVVFLPFIGLLWAGKNASWPRKFLFWGLTAGISLALLWAMSRVNGFGFGWINGLSAPGSIWIWYAPVGLVGLIVASISNSFGLDGWGLAKWAFDAGKLLAVGIVAWQIFRGDYDRLMRRLTLAFAAVVLLSPMIQSWYIVWLIPLFAVTGIRDDWQVKALYFIVSFFMVYAISDQLDVFPYLQTADLGLALALARNAAAIIALLFALYLIFLDPKTKLLFSKSDEPVTTRPII; translated from the coding sequence ATGACGGCGCCTGTGCCTGCGGCGGGGGAAACGGCTGCCGGTACGTCCCGCCCGGCCGCCACCCGCCCGACTGTGTCAAACCCAACCTCGTCCCGCCCGGCTGTGTCCAGCCCGGCCGTGTCCAGCCCCGCTGTGTCCAGCCCCGCCGGGGCTGACGCCCTGGGCGACGTCGACAATCCCCGGTCCCCGATCCTTGCCGGTTTTCTGGGGTCGCTGTTCATGATGATCGGTTCGATCGGCGTCGGCTGGCTGGCCCCCGTGTCCGGGCTCCGCCGCGTCCCGCTGTTCATCTGGATGCGGACCGAAGCCATCGGCGTTGCCCTGTCAATCGTCCTGCTTGCCTTCGGCGGCATGCTGCTGGTCCGCGCCTGGCTGCGGCTGGGCCAGCGTGTCCGGGTCTGGGGAGACGGCGCCCGCAAGGCCACGCTCCAGGCGACGGTGGCGTGGGGCCTGCCGCTGATGTTTTCCGTGCCGCTGTTCAGCCGGGACGTCTACGCCTACATCGGGCAGGGCCGGCTCATGGTGGAGGGATTCAACCCCTACGAAAACGGCATCTCGGCGCTGTCCAACTACTTCCAGCTCGGCGCGGACAAGATGTGGACCGAAGCCCCGGTTCCGTACGGCCAGCTGTTCCTGTGGATCGAGCAGTTCGTGGTCTGGGCCACCAACGTGCACCCGGAGGGCAGCATCATGCTGTTCCGGGTGGCCGCCCTGGTGGGCGTCGTCCTCTGCGTGATCTACGTGCCGAAACTGGCCGAACTCCACGGCGTGAACCCGAACCGGGCCCTGTGGCTGACGGCCGCCAACCCGCTGTTCCTGACCAACTTCATCGCCAGCGTGCACAACGACTCGCTCATGATCGGGCTGGCCCTGGCCGGCCTGTACTTCTGCGCCACGCGCCGGGTCATTCTCGGGATCGTGCTGGTCACGTTGTCCATTGCGGTCAAGCCCATCACGGTGGTCTTCCTGCCGTTCATCGGCCTGCTCTGGGCCGGCAAGAACGCCAGCTGGCCGCGCAAGTTCCTCTTCTGGGGCCTGACGGCCGGCATCAGCCTGGCCCTGCTGTGGGCGATGAGCCGGGTCAACGGATTCGGCTTCGGCTGGATCAACGGCTTGTCCGCCCCGGGCAGCATCTGGATCTGGTACGCGCCCGTGGGCCTGGTCGGCCTGATCGTCGCCTCGATCTCCAACTCGTTCGGACTCGACGGCTGGGGCCTGGCCAAATGGGCATTCGACGCCGGCAAGCTCCTCGCGGTCGGGATTGTCGCCTGGCAGATTTTCCGCGGCGACTACGACCGCCTGATGCGCCGCCTCACCCTGGCGTTCGCCGCCGTCGTGCTTCTGTCCCCGATGATCCAGTCCTGGTACATCGTCTGGCTCATTCCGCTGTTCGCGGTCACGGGCATCCGTGACGACTGGCAGGTCAAGGCGCTGTACTTCATCGTGTCCTTCTTCATGGTGTACGCGATCTCGGACCAGCTGGACGTCTTCCCCTACCTGCAGACCGCGGACCTTGGCCTGGCCCTGGCGCTGGCCCGCAACGCCGCAGCCATCATCGCGCTGCTGTTTGCGCTCTACCTGATCTTCCTGGACCCGAAGACCAAGCTGCTGTTCAGCAAATCGGACGAGCCGGTCACCACCCGGCCGATCATCTAG
- the orn gene encoding oligoribonuclease, which produces MPITNERIVWIDCEMTGLDTEHDALIEVAALVTDSELNILGDGVDVVIKPDDAALAQMNDFVRDMHTRSGLLAELPQGKTMAEAQAAVLEYIRKWVPDPKKAPLGGNSVGTDRVFLVRDMPEVVEHLHYRVIDVSTIKELSRRWFARAYFQSPAKMGGHRALGDIKDSIDELRYYREAVFVPAPGPDSATAQQIAKRVMGADTAGPSAAE; this is translated from the coding sequence GTGCCTATAACTAACGAACGCATCGTCTGGATCGACTGCGAAATGACCGGCCTGGACACCGAGCACGACGCCCTCATCGAGGTGGCCGCACTGGTGACCGATTCGGAGCTCAACATCCTGGGTGACGGCGTCGACGTCGTCATCAAGCCCGACGACGCCGCGCTTGCCCAGATGAACGACTTTGTCCGCGACATGCACACCCGGTCCGGCCTCCTGGCCGAACTCCCGCAGGGCAAGACCATGGCCGAAGCCCAGGCCGCCGTGCTCGAGTACATCCGCAAATGGGTGCCGGACCCCAAAAAGGCCCCGCTCGGCGGCAACTCCGTGGGCACGGACCGCGTGTTCCTGGTCCGGGACATGCCCGAGGTTGTGGAGCACCTGCACTACCGGGTGATCGACGTCAGCACCATCAAGGAACTCTCCCGCCGCTGGTTTGCCCGCGCCTACTTCCAGTCCCCCGCCAAGATGGGCGGCCACCGGGCACTGGGCGACATCAAGGACTCAATCGACGAACTCCGGTACTACCGCGAGGCGGTGTTCGTCCCCGCCCCGGGTCCGGACAGCGCCACGGCGCAGCAGATCGCCAAGCGCGTCATGGGCGCCGACACCGCCGGGCCGTCCGCCGCGGAGTGA
- a CDS encoding acyl-CoA dehydrogenase family protein, which yields MQRKLFEEDHEMFREMAAEFNARAVAPHYAQWDKDHMMSRDLWTAAGEQGLLGLAVPEEFGGMGMTDYRFRAVLDEEFAKSNHLAAGLAFHLHDDLVLPHLLAYGSDDLKARWLPAMVSGETVTSIAWTEPGAGSDLRGIRTKAVRDGDDWLISGQKTFIGNGISGDASLVLARTDGGSGRGNQDSFSLFMVRKGEGYTAGNQLDKMGLKASDTAELFFDNVRVPHADLVGEEGKGLQYAAEQLPQGRLAIAVASSAVVRSVYEATVRYTKDRNAFGERIIDFQNSRFELADILTEVEVTETYVDQAILAFNAGELDAAAAARAKLWASERAKSVTDRCLQLHGGYGYILEYPVAQAYLAARLLTIFGGTNEIMRDVVGRTIAG from the coding sequence ATGCAGCGCAAGCTCTTTGAAGAAGACCACGAGATGTTCCGGGAGATGGCCGCCGAGTTCAACGCCCGCGCCGTGGCTCCCCACTACGCCCAGTGGGACAAGGACCACATGATGTCCCGGGACCTGTGGACGGCAGCCGGCGAGCAGGGCCTGCTGGGCCTGGCCGTGCCGGAAGAGTTCGGCGGCATGGGCATGACCGACTACCGCTTCCGCGCGGTGCTCGACGAGGAATTCGCCAAGAGCAACCACCTGGCCGCGGGCCTGGCGTTCCACCTCCATGACGACCTCGTCCTCCCCCACCTGCTGGCCTACGGCTCCGATGACCTCAAGGCCCGCTGGCTTCCGGCCATGGTCTCCGGCGAAACCGTCACCTCGATCGCGTGGACCGAACCGGGCGCCGGCTCGGACCTGCGCGGCATCCGCACCAAAGCCGTGCGCGACGGCGACGACTGGCTGATCAGCGGCCAGAAGACGTTCATCGGCAACGGCATCTCCGGCGACGCCTCCCTGGTCCTGGCCCGCACCGACGGCGGCAGCGGACGCGGAAACCAGGACTCCTTCTCGCTGTTCATGGTCCGCAAGGGCGAGGGCTACACCGCGGGCAACCAGCTGGACAAGATGGGCCTCAAGGCCTCGGACACCGCCGAGCTGTTCTTCGACAACGTCCGTGTCCCGCACGCGGACCTGGTGGGCGAGGAAGGCAAGGGCCTGCAGTACGCAGCCGAGCAGCTCCCCCAGGGCCGCCTGGCGATCGCCGTGGCGAGCTCCGCCGTCGTGCGTTCTGTTTACGAGGCGACCGTCCGTTACACGAAGGACCGCAACGCGTTCGGCGAGCGGATCATCGACTTCCAGAACAGCCGCTTCGAACTCGCCGACATCCTCACCGAGGTCGAGGTCACCGAAACGTATGTTGACCAGGCCATCCTGGCCTTCAACGCCGGTGAACTCGACGCCGCCGCCGCGGCCCGCGCCAAGCTGTGGGCCTCCGAGCGGGCCAAGTCCGTCACCGACCGCTGCCTGCAGCTGCACGGCGGCTACGGCTACATCCTGGAATACCCGGTGGCGCAGGCCTACCTGGCTGCCCGGCTGCTGACCATCTTCGGCGGCACCAACGAAATCATGCGCGACGTCGTGGGCCGCACGATCGCCGGCTGA
- the def gene encoding peptide deformylase yields the protein MTVLPITIWGEPVLHRRAAEVEVFDDELRTLIADMFETNDAANGVGLAAPQVGVGKRIFVYKYANDDGAPPTGVVVNPVLTLSKVSGALPDPDEEEEGCLSFPGGQYPLKRAEWARVRGFDGDGNPVEFEATGWFARVIQHEYDHLDGKLYVNRLIDRYSRKAMKQAKKNGWGVPGLTWLPGVDPDPFGH from the coding sequence ATGACTGTCCTGCCCATCACGATCTGGGGCGAGCCCGTGCTGCACCGCCGGGCCGCGGAAGTCGAAGTTTTCGACGACGAACTCCGCACCCTGATCGCCGACATGTTCGAGACCAACGACGCCGCCAACGGCGTCGGCCTGGCCGCCCCCCAGGTGGGGGTCGGCAAGCGGATTTTCGTGTACAAGTACGCCAACGACGACGGCGCCCCGCCCACCGGCGTCGTGGTCAACCCGGTGCTGACGCTCTCCAAAGTCTCCGGGGCCCTGCCGGACCCCGACGAGGAAGAGGAAGGCTGTCTGTCCTTCCCCGGCGGCCAGTACCCGCTCAAGCGGGCCGAATGGGCCCGGGTCCGGGGCTTCGACGGTGACGGCAACCCGGTGGAGTTCGAGGCGACCGGGTGGTTTGCCCGCGTCATCCAGCACGAGTACGACCACCTCGACGGCAAGCTGTACGTCAACCGGCTGATCGACCGCTATTCCCGCAAGGCCATGAAACAGGCCAAGAAGAACGGCTGGGGTGTCCCCGGCCTGACCTGGTTGCCTGGCGTGGACCCGGACCCGTTCGGCCACTGA
- a CDS encoding alpha/beta fold hydrolase — protein MDIILVPGFWLDASSWAEVTPPLVAAGHTVHPLTLPGLESVDAPRSGIGLQTHIDAVVAKIDSLEAPVVLVGHSGGGAIIHGAADARPDRVARAVYVDSGPLGDGGVINDELPADGDDIPLPPWELFEDADLTDLTDELRAMFRDRAIPQPRAVAQDRQQLRDERRFDVPATVIACEFPTSMLTRMIAEGHPFVAELGRIRDVDYVDLPTGHWPQFTRPAELGAAILAAVDRTA, from the coding sequence ATGGATATCATTCTGGTTCCCGGATTCTGGCTGGATGCGTCGTCGTGGGCGGAGGTGACGCCGCCACTGGTGGCGGCGGGGCACACGGTGCACCCGCTGACGCTGCCCGGCCTGGAATCGGTGGACGCACCGCGGTCGGGCATCGGGCTGCAGACGCACATTGACGCCGTCGTGGCCAAGATCGACTCCCTCGAAGCGCCGGTGGTGCTGGTCGGGCACTCCGGCGGCGGCGCGATCATCCACGGCGCCGCGGACGCGCGCCCCGACCGGGTCGCCCGGGCCGTCTACGTGGACAGCGGCCCGCTCGGCGACGGCGGCGTGATCAACGACGAGCTCCCGGCCGACGGCGACGACATCCCGCTGCCGCCCTGGGAACTGTTCGAGGACGCGGACCTGACCGACCTCACCGACGAGCTGCGCGCCATGTTCCGAGACCGCGCGATACCGCAGCCGCGCGCCGTGGCCCAGGACCGGCAGCAGCTCCGCGATGAACGCCGCTTCGACGTCCCGGCCACGGTCATCGCCTGCGAGTTCCCGACGTCGATGCTGACCCGGATGATCGCCGAAGGCCACCCGTTTGTGGCGGAGCTCGGCCGGATCCGCGACGTCGACTACGTGGACCTGCCCACCGGGCACTGGCCGCAGTTCACCCGGCCGGCCGAACTCGGCGCCGCCATTCTGGCCGCGGTGGACCGCACTGCCTGA